Genomic segment of Patescibacteria group bacterium:
TTCTGTGTTCACTATTATTTCACTACCATCAGAAAATTTGTCCCAATAATTTTGGGAGAACGTAGCTGCAATAATGCCGTTATTAATGCAATTACGAAAAAATATTCTGCCAAATGATTTGGCAATTACGGCTTTAATCCCGCAACATTTTAATGCAATGACAGCTTGTTCTCTGGATGAACCACAGCCGAAGTTTTCACCTGCAAATATAAATTGTCTTTCTAAAATAATAGATGCGATTTGCGAATCGAGAGTTTCGAATACATGAGATTGCCACAATGAAAAATCGTTGGTACGCAGATACTGACCTGCGATTATATCGTCTGTATTAATATTGTTGCCAAGTTTTAAAATTTTTCCTTGCAGAATCATTAAATATTTCCCTCAACTGCAATTCTTGCAGCAGATGCAGGAGAGCAAAGATAAATTGAAGCATTTTTATTGCCCATCCTTCCTTTATAGTTGCGATTGCCTGTAGAAACACAGGTTTCATTGTCTCCAAGTACTCCCATATTTTGTCCAAGACAGGGGCCACACGAAGGTGGGAGAATAGTTGCTCCCAATTCTAAAAATTGAGTGATAAGACCCAGCTCAATTGCTTTTTTGTAGGTGGCAATAGAAGCTGGGTTAATTAATAGTCTTGTTCTCAAGGGTCTTTGCATTTCTGAAAATACCTTCGCTGCACTGATTAGGTCCTCTAATCTTCCTCCGGTGCAAGTGCCTATAAAGACTACATCCACTTTAATGCCAGATTTTTTTTGAACAGGATAAACAATATCAACTTGGTGGGGGTACGCAATCAAAGGAGTTATCTTATCTATGTTGATATCAATTATATCATCAAAATCGTTGTCGCAATCGCTAATTAAATCTTGGGTATGTTTATAACGTAAAGGATCTTCAGAATAATAATCACTTGGTTCAAAAATAGCAGTTACTGCTCCTAACTCTGGACTCATATTACATAAAACTGCTCTCCAATCATATGTAAGAGAATGCTCGGCTTCATATACTATAAACTTCTCATTCAAACGTTGCGGAGAAATATTTTTTGCAATATACAGAACAATATCTTTAGCTGTAATTTGATCTGAAGGTACACCCCATAACTTAATTTTAAGCGTTTGCCCCATAGTGAACCAAGTAGTTCCGGTTAACATTGCATATGTCATATCTGTTGCACCAGAACCCAGCCCCAGTACGGAGTATGCCCCTATGGTTGGAGTATGTGAGTCGCCACCTAAGAGGATTGAGCCACCTGTTATTTCTGGATTTTCTAATAAAAGCTGATGGCTTATTCCTTGTCCACCATCAAATAAAGTTTTAATACCATATTTTCGTGTAAAGTTTCTTGCTTTTTCGTGTAAGCTTGCTGTAATTGCATTGTTTGCAGGATAGATATGATCGAAAACAATGATAATTTTTTCCGGATCAAATACGTGATTAAAGCCATGTTCTTGATAGTAGCGTTCTACCATCATAATGGAACCGTCATGCAGCATAAGCCAATCAAGATTGAGTATTATATTTTTGCCAGGCTTTAGGCATTTTCCATGTTTGTTATAAATAATTTTTTGATAAATATTCATATCGCAGTTTTTTCTACAAGAAATTTTCCAATAACTAAACAATCCAATCCAGTGCTAAAAAAACAACGAATAGCATCAGAGGGAGACATAACAATAGGTTCGCCCTTGACATTAAAAGATGTGTTTAATATCAAAGGAATACCTGTTAATTTGAAGAAAGATTCAATTAATTGATAATAGAGAGGGTTTTCTGATGGCTTTAAGGTTTGGAAACGACAAGTTCCGTCGATATGTACCACGGCTGGAATCAGTGCCTGTTTATCAAGTTTGACTTTTGAAACAAAACTCATGTACGGGCTATCAACAGGTTTTGTAGTAAAATCATTCATTTTATCGTAGAGAATGGTAGCGGCAAAAGGTCTAAATTCTTCCCTAAATTTGACAGCCTGATTAATCTTATCTCGCATGCTTTTTATCCTTGGGTCAGCAAGTATGCTTCTATTGCCAAGTGCACGAGGTCCAAACTCCATTTGTCCTTGGAAAAAACCACATATCTTTCCTTCGGCTATTTTTTCTGCAATCAAATCTAAGCTAGGGTATTCACTATATAACAATTTATAGTTATCCAAAGTATCTTTAATCTGCTCATTAGAATAACTAGGTCCAAGATAAGGTGATTGAATGTTTGGGCGAGTTGTTGCGTGGTTATATTTATAATAAATATACAGAGCTGAACCAATGGCGCAGCCTTGATCAGATGGAGCAGGAGGAACAAATATATTTTTAAAATTTGACTGCTCAAAAACTATATTATTACAAACAGAGTTCATAGCTACTCCGCCACCAAGTACTAAGTTCTCATTTTTCGTGATATTTTTAATTCCAGAAACAAGGGTTAAAATAGAGTGTTCTAACTTTTTTTGTAAAGCAAATGCTATATTGGCATGGTGATCTGTAATTTCTTCGTCAGATATTCGGGAAGACCCTAAAGAATTTATCACTTCATTGTTAAACCAGGGTGCATCTAACTTTTCATTGTATTGATAATTACAATATTGAAGATTAACGCCAATATGAAAGGGATGTTTACTTTGAATGAGGCTATCAAAAAAAACTTGTAATTTCTCATCAGGTTTTCCATAAGGTGCTAACCCCATTATACGGTATTCGTCAGAAATGGGACGAAAGCCCAAATGTTGTGTTACTGCACCATATATATATCCTAAGGAATGAGGCATATTAATTTGGTAAAGTTTTCTTAAGTTCTGCTGAGAGCAATCAAAACCAGTGATTGCTGCATATTCTCCTCTGCCATCTATTACCAGGCCTGCGCAGCTTTCAAAGTTGGAAGAATAGAAAGAATGAGCTATATGAGATGAATGGTGGTCAACAAAAAAAATGGTAGGAATGGAGCAATTTTTTTGATGATCGCAAATTTCTGCTATAATCATTTTCTTTATTTGGTTTTGAAAAAAAGCCGCACGTAGACGTGAGGCAATTCGTCGCAAAGTGGGTATCCGTTTATTGAGTGAATTTTTTAGTTCGTACAGGATGGCTGGCCATAAGGCAGATTGGTCATTCCAATAAAAACAGATAATATCCAATTGGTTTGCATTGATATTAGCTATTCGCAATGCTTCCTTCACAGAATTTTTCGGGAAAGTCCAAGTATTTTTGATTCGGGTTACTCTTTCTTCCTCAACGGCAGAGACCACTTCGCCATCAACAATAACAGCTGCTGCAGCATCATGAGCCATACCACTTAAGCCAAGTATTTTCATGACTTTGATATCCGTATATTTATAATGTTAACAATTAGAACAGGTAGTTGTAGTTTTCACTATTAATCTATTTAGTTTTTATGATAATATCTGGCCGTTAAAGTTTTGTAAATACTAAAATAATTATATATTTATTTACTGGGTGCATATATGTATTCCGTTAAAATGAGAGCGTCCAGAAAAACTAAAGAAGATGAAAAGCCTCAACATGTATCTGGAGCTGAACGTTTAATACCCTCAACAGGTGGAATTTATCCATGTCTTAAGCTGATGCTTGATAGAGCTTTAAATCATTCTTTAGGGCCAGTAGATGCTGTTAATTTCTCTATAAATAAAATTGATACTGAAATAAATGTAATTAAAAGCTTGCCAATCGTAACAGTAAAAGTTACAAATAAACAAGAGGGGCTACATATAGCTAAAATAATTTTGGAAGAATTAAACATTAATCAAGAGGTGATTAAAAAATCTATGAATTGGCTTGCTGTTGGTGGAGCTCCAGGAGGTTACAATATGCGCGGTGCCATGTTATTCGATATCTATACTTCACGGCGAGTAGAAGATGATCCATTTGGAGGTGTTCGTGCTACAAATTTTGATATGACCGAAGCTTCAGAAAAAAAATTAAGCGAAGAACTCAATAAAATAGGCGCTTACAATTCAAGAACACGAGATGCGCTTGTATTAGCAACTAAAGTTTGTAACTTTCCTGGAATTATCGCAGAACTGTGTTGTGCTGATGATCCCAGCTACTCAGGAGGTTATGTCGCAAGTAAACAAAGAGGATATATTAGGATAAATCATATGAAGTCGCCTGACCATAATCGTGGCGGTAGAATTATTTTTTTAGACTCTAGGAAGTGTAATATAGAACAGTATAAGCATTACCTCAAAAATACAGTTGTACAAGTGAATGACATTGGTAATGTTAGCAGGGTTTATCTATATGAGGAGCTAACCAATGGTTTAATGGAAACTGCTGAGAACTAAGAATCACGTGGACTATCTATCTGTATGATTTGTTTAATTGCACTCTACCATCGATATCACTTTTGGCGAGTACCGCAAAAATATAAAGAAATTCTTAGCGCTCAATTTCCTAGTATTAACTTTATTTTTGTTTCAAATAATCAAGAGCTAGATCAAAAGTTATATCTGGCGGATGTTTTATTTTGTTGGGAAATTAATGAAAATCAACTAGATAAAGCATCCAAGCTTTCCTGGATACAGTTAGCAAGCTCGGGGCTAGATAAAAGAATTCCTCCCAATTTTTTTTCGCAATATCAACATGAATTAACGGTCATGAAGGGAGTCGCAGCTTCCGCGGTGGCTGAATTTGTTTTAGGTATCATTCTTGGAGTGAACCGCAGAATTTTCGAAGCGATAATAGATTCAACTGCTGGGATCTGGAATAGAGAGTCCTATGTGGATAATGACTCTAATATAAAAAGTCTCAATGAAACTTGTGTGGGAATTTTAGGTTACGGCGCCATTGGTTCGAAGTTATCATGCTTGCTAAATTCTTTGGGTGTTCGAGTTATTGTCTGTTCCAAATCGAAGCCAGTAAACGATGATTATTTCAGCGCGTATTTTAGTGCATCTGAGATAGACACATTTTTAGTAGACTTAGATTTTTTAGTTTTGACTCTACCTCTCAATGCGGACTCAAGTGATCTACTTAATGAAAATAAGTTCAAATTAATTTCAAAAAATACCTTTATTATAAATATTGCACGAGAGAGTATTATCAATCGGGAAAGTTTGATTAACGCTATAAATGAGAAAAAAATCAAAGGTGTATTAATCGATGTTTTAGATATTGAACCCCCCGTTCCTGAAAGTAGATATCCTGTTTCACCCAAGATATTTATTACTCCGCATATTGCAGCATTAAGTAATAATTATTGGAAAGATAGTATGGAGATCTTTATGGCTAACCTTAATGCACATCTTAACAAAGAGCCAAAAATTAACAGAGTTTATCATTTCTAACCGATAAGATAACATGACCAGTAAACCCCTTGTTGCTGTTTTAAAAGGCGATGGCATTGGACCTGAAGTGGTAGATGCTGCAATTAGTCTTATCCCCAAATTAGAAAATTATGTGGAACTCGTGCATATTCAAACAGGAGTGGACAAGTATTTAAAATGTGGATTTCTTTTTTCTATCGAGGAACGCAAGATTTTAGACGAAGCCAAGGCTTTTTTTGTTGGCGCTTTTACTACTCCGCTTATTAAACCTAAAGGATTTAATTCAGTCATTGGATTTTTAAGAAAGACTTATGATTTGGCAACAAACATTCGACCCGCAGTCAGCATAGATAATTTAAGTAAAGCAAGATTTAATATTACTATTTTTAGACAAAATACAGAAGATTTATATTATCAGAAACAGTATTTTAGAAAAGAAGATGAGGCGGTTGGGGAAAAGCTTGTAACTTTGAAGGCAACACAAGCTATTTCCAGTGATGCCTTTCATTACGCCAAGAATCAAGGGTATAAAAAAATTACGATTGTTACAAAAGCCAATGTTTTGCCATTAGTTGATGGATTCTTTAAAGAGACAGCAGAAGCGGCTTTGCATCAATTAATGGATGACCACAATTTTCAACTTGAGGTCAACCATGAATACGTAGATGCTGCAGCTTATAAGCTGATAAAATCACCCGAACAGTTTGAGCTTATCCTTACTATGAATATGTATGGAGATATATTATCTGATGTATTGGCAGGGATGGTAGGGAGTATTGGTCTTTGCCCTTCTGCAAACCTAAGCAAGAATAAAGGGTTATTTGAACCAATTCATGGTTCAGCCCTCGATATTGCAAATAAAGGTATAGCAAATCCTGTGGGTGCTATTCTTGCTTTATCTATGATGTTGGATTGGCTGAGCTTTCCTAAAATTGCTAGCTTGGTCAAAGAAACCACCTTAACCATCTTGAGAAATAATCAGTATACTCAAGATTTAGGGGGAGATTTAAGTACATTAGAGTTTATTGATAAATTTCGAGGGTTTATTTAGCTCTAAGAAAGCATGCTCCTTTAAAGTTATTTTCCGCATAAGTTATCAATGACTGTTTCTGTTCCTTTAAGTAGCCATAGTATGTTTTATTTCCCACTTTTTGCGTGTAATGATCTCCTGCGAATTTTAAGCCGTAATTAACGCCTATTTGTTGGTGGATAGGATCGTTTTTTTGTATATTTAAATCAACGATGTAATTTTTACTTGAATGGATAAAAAAGAGTTCATTATTTTCTTTTATTACAATTGCTAAATGAGAAATTAATGAAATGGCTGGTTGGCCTTGAGAGTCTTTCTCGCCTTTGGATAATAGAATAATATCTCCTGAATTTAAATATTTTATATCTATTTCACTTAATGAACTAGTAGGAATAAAGTCCCACCGTGCTTCATAAGCCTGAAGATATTTTGGAGTGATAATTAAAGTTTTTGAGTCATGAGCAGCAGGCCGAGTAACCGGTTTAATTTTTACTTTTATCTCTATTAATTTATTTTGGCTAATTAGATGTTGTGTTATATCATCCAGATAATTTCTTTTTATACAATTGTATAAAATTGATTCTTCAACAAAATCAAATATGTTGCCAGATTTCGGGTCATTATCGAGAAAAAAATCTTCAGAAAATTTGTATCTAACTTTACATAATTTTTGACAAAAGTCAGAAAATGAGATTGAGCTTGATAATGCAATGACTGTGTACAAAAAAGTGACGCAATCAAACGATTCAAATCTAACTCGTAACCATTGTTTGGGGAGAATAGGCAGTTCAGATTCAAAATAAAAAGGTGTGCTTATCAGTTGTTCGGCAAGAAATTTTATTCTTTCAAATGGAAGTTTGAATT
This window contains:
- a CDS encoding 3-isopropylmalate dehydratase translates to MILQGKILKLGNNINTDDIIAGQYLRTNDFSLWQSHVFETLDSQIASIILERQFIFAGENFGCGSSREQAVIALKCCGIKAVIAKSFGRIFFRNCINNGIIAATFSQNYWDKFSDGSEIIVNTEESILINANQEKFMLDQINPVATKIYEATGLLEYYKIYGGLVLHDE
- a CDS encoding 3-isopropylmalate dehydratase/homoaconitate hydratase family large subunit translates to MNIYQKIIYNKHGKCLKPGKNIILNLDWLMLHDGSIMMVERYYQEHGFNHVFDPEKIIIVFDHIYPANNAITASLHEKARNFTRKYGIKTLFDGGQGISHQLLLENPEITGGSILLGGDSHTPTIGAYSVLGLGSGATDMTYAMLTGTTWFTMGQTLKIKLWGVPSDQITAKDIVLYIAKNISPQRLNEKFIVYEAEHSLTYDWRAVLCNMSPELGAVTAIFEPSDYYSEDPLRYKHTQDLISDCDNDFDDIIDINIDKITPLIAYPHQVDIVYPVQKKSGIKVDVVFIGTCTGGRLEDLISAAKVFSEMQRPLRTRLLINPASIATYKKAIELGLITQFLELGATILPPSCGPCLGQNMGVLGDNETCVSTGNRNYKGRMGNKNASIYLCSPASAARIAVEGNI
- a CDS encoding carbamoyltransferase C-terminal domain-containing protein — encoded protein: MKILGLSGMAHDAAAAVIVDGEVVSAVEEERVTRIKNTWTFPKNSVKEALRIANINANQLDIICFYWNDQSALWPAILYELKNSLNKRIPTLRRIASRLRAAFFQNQIKKMIIAEICDHQKNCSIPTIFFVDHHSSHIAHSFYSSNFESCAGLVIDGRGEYAAITGFDCSQQNLRKLYQINMPHSLGYIYGAVTQHLGFRPISDEYRIMGLAPYGKPDEKLQVFFDSLIQSKHPFHIGVNLQYCNYQYNEKLDAPWFNNEVINSLGSSRISDEEITDHHANIAFALQKKLEHSILTLVSGIKNITKNENLVLGGGVAMNSVCNNIVFEQSNFKNIFVPPAPSDQGCAIGSALYIYYKYNHATTRPNIQSPYLGPSYSNEQIKDTLDNYKLLYSEYPSLDLIAEKIAEGKICGFFQGQMEFGPRALGNRSILADPRIKSMRDKINQAVKFREEFRPFAATILYDKMNDFTTKPVDSPYMSFVSKVKLDKQALIPAVVHIDGTCRFQTLKPSENPLYYQLIESFFKLTGIPLILNTSFNVKGEPIVMSPSDAIRCFFSTGLDCLVIGKFLVEKTAI
- a CDS encoding 6-carboxyhexanoate--CoA ligase gives rise to the protein MYSVKMRASRKTKEDEKPQHVSGAERLIPSTGGIYPCLKLMLDRALNHSLGPVDAVNFSINKIDTEINVIKSLPIVTVKVTNKQEGLHIAKIILEELNINQEVIKKSMNWLAVGGAPGGYNMRGAMLFDIYTSRRVEDDPFGGVRATNFDMTEASEKKLSEELNKIGAYNSRTRDALVLATKVCNFPGIIAELCCADDPSYSGGYVASKQRGYIRINHMKSPDHNRGGRIIFLDSRKCNIEQYKHYLKNTVVQVNDIGNVSRVYLYEELTNGLMETAEN
- a CDS encoding NAD(P)-dependent oxidoreductase, with amino-acid sequence MICLIALYHRYHFWRVPQKYKEILSAQFPSINFIFVSNNQELDQKLYLADVLFCWEINENQLDKASKLSWIQLASSGLDKRIPPNFFSQYQHELTVMKGVAASAVAEFVLGIILGVNRRIFEAIIDSTAGIWNRESYVDNDSNIKSLNETCVGILGYGAIGSKLSCLLNSLGVRVIVCSKSKPVNDDYFSAYFSASEIDTFLVDLDFLVLTLPLNADSSDLLNENKFKLISKNTFIINIARESIINRESLINAINEKKIKGVLIDVLDIEPPVPESRYPVSPKIFITPHIAALSNNYWKDSMEIFMANLNAHLNKEPKINRVYHF
- a CDS encoding isocitrate/isopropylmalate family dehydrogenase, with translation MTSKPLVAVLKGDGIGPEVVDAAISLIPKLENYVELVHIQTGVDKYLKCGFLFSIEERKILDEAKAFFVGAFTTPLIKPKGFNSVIGFLRKTYDLATNIRPAVSIDNLSKARFNITIFRQNTEDLYYQKQYFRKEDEAVGEKLVTLKATQAISSDAFHYAKNQGYKKITIVTKANVLPLVDGFFKETAEAALHQLMDDHNFQLEVNHEYVDAAAYKLIKSPEQFELILTMNMYGDILSDVLAGMVGSIGLCPSANLSKNKGLFEPIHGSALDIANKGIANPVGAILALSMMLDWLSFPKIASLVKETTLTILRNNQYTQDLGGDLSTLEFIDKFRGFI
- a CDS encoding N-acetylmuramoyl-L-alanine amidase-like domain-containing protein gives rise to the protein MTYQKVDINGITCKLELGKWTIDSLENDLIIAQWKFKLPFERIKFLAEQLISTPFYFESELPILPKQWLRVRFESFDCVTFLYTVIALSSSISFSDFCQKLCKVRYKFSEDFFLDNDPKSGNIFDFVEESILYNCIKRNYLDDITQHLISQNKLIEIKVKIKPVTRPAAHDSKTLIITPKYLQAYEARWDFIPTSSLSEIDIKYLNSGDIILLSKGEKDSQGQPAISLISHLAIVIKENNELFFIHSSKNYIVDLNIQKNDPIHQQIGVNYGLKFAGDHYTQKVGNKTYYGYLKEQKQSLITYAENNFKGACFLRAK